From the genome of Aspergillus oryzae RIB40 DNA, chromosome 4:
AACGGACCGTGAAGCCGCTGAAATGACCGTTTCATAGAGATTGAGGAAGCCATACAGGAACCGCCGGGATCACATGAGCATAATGCTGTTGAGGTATAGCCAAGAGTGGATCCTAGAGCGTTCATGACATATGCGTAGTGAAAACTTGAGGAGTGTTGGCGCATAAGGGCTGCAGTTGGTCTGAGATGGTAACGGAGTATGCTCCGAAATAATGCATTAAGCGCTATCCTCAACAGCTCCGGTTAGAGAATTACAGTGAGGGGGAAGAACCATGGCCCTTGCTAATTTCGAAGACTGTCAGCAGGGTGAGGAGATATGCTACATGCTTGTTGGGTCGGCCTTCCGATCGAAAGAGACTAACAAGGACTATACACGGAGGTATATTCTACTACCAAAAGCTCGAGTTGATCAGGAGCCCAGTGAGGACGTATGAAACTGGTGCCATATTCCAAACAGACGTCCTGCTCGGGTgaatgtcttcttcacgACTTGTCGCCCCGGCTTGTCCGGCCAATTCTTCCATTGCCGGAGACTAGGCATTTGTGGCAATCTCAACCCGGGTGTAGTACACAGATCGAATCTTAGTTCTAGTCCTTGTTTGGGAAGTCGATCGGCAAGACGAAACTCCCTATAGCTGTGGGTAAGGACGAGGTGGTATGATGTGTACTGATTGGTCGCGATGCAGATTCTGAAGCATTGAGCGTTTAGATGAAGGAATGGCCCATCATTAAACGCTCTGGATAAACCCTGCCGATCGTCGGAATGCGGGGGAGAAGATCCATCAATGAAATCAAGCCTCGCGGCGCCCTTGACCTGTCGGCACTGTTGTTCGTGGAATTGTGGCTGCCAGATGGCGCCCGGGAACTTGGCATATCGTGGCTAATGTAACCGTTCACTCTATTCCAACCAATATCAAACCCTTCCGGCCATTTACGGTTTCGGCTCTGAGCGCTTCTGCTATTCTTCGACCAAGGCACAGTTGCAGAGTCTGGGTCTGGGAACAGCAGCCCTCCGTGCCGTTCTTGTAACTAGAACCTCTTGTGGTGCATAAGTCATATGCAGCTAGGATCTTCGGGAATTATCCGCGACAGTTATCCCTGTAGAAACCCATCCTCAGAGCAGTACGATTGTCTGACGCCCTCCTTCACACCCGGACATCTTTCGATACAGCTGATAGGATGTGGGGCTGGTACCTTGCAGATCGTTTCCCTATTGAATCCATACCTTTGCCTGATATCCTTCGGCAGCTGTCATATTAGAAGACTTCATATTTAGCCGGTATTCTGGCCCCAAATTGACCAGACGGAACTTTCGTCCGTATCACTCTGGTGACCACTAACTTGGTCATGGCCACCATCCTGTCGCTTCGacggaggagagaagaaaattgaaggACCCTTGGTTGGGCTATTGTAGTTTCATTGTTGCTACTTTGATTCGAGATGCCCTGTTTCGGGGTATAATGGTCGAACTTGTCCACTCGCCTGGTTCTTTTCGCTCTACGTCTACGAATGGGCTTCAGCTCCTGCGGGCATTCCACTTGATTATCCCCTTTGAGTAGCCTGGCATCCTTCTGTCCGATCACCTGTATATCTCTAACAGGACCCCGGTAGTATATATTTGGAACCGCATAAGGCACAAGTCTAGCCTCTAGATCGTCAAGGAAGGTAGCCCGTGGAATGCTATGGTAGTGTTCTGCACAAGGCTGGTTTCTGTTCCTAGTATGTAAATGTAAACATGAGTGATAAAACGAGGGAGCCTCAGGCCGACGAACCTCGGCTTAACGGCAGCCCCACTGGATATCAATAATCAGacccgaaaaggaaagatgcAGCCGAGACGGACCGTCGGcacttctcttcattcttccttcactTCCACCTACAGTCTTTCTTACTGCATTCATTTGTTGAGCACAGATTGATTTCTCTATTGGTTGATATCATAGACCGAAATTAGAAAAATACACTTAGACATAGAGGGTAAAAGGAACCTTGCTTGCATCATGGCATGGTATAGCCAGACTGTTGACATTCTTCGCGATTCGGTTGCGAACCACCACGCCCAACTTCCCGTGCTCGCTGCGACAGGGGCGGCCTCGTTGACTGTGGGGCTCCTCTTGCGCTCGCTTCTCACCGATAAGCATCCGCAAGGTTCTGTACTCCATTGCCCCCGAGCTATAGTCTCGTCCTCCGCGTCAGAGGCAGAGAACGGTGAAATTCCTCTCCCAAACGATGTGCTCCCGGGGGCTCGTGATGTGCCGACTCCGTATGGATCGATGCGAGTATATGAATGGGGTCCAGTAGATGGACCGAAGGTCTTGTTCGTCCATGGTATCACCACGCCGTGTATTGCCCTCGGTGGAGTGGCGCATGCACTGGCAGATCAAGGATGTCGAGTTATGCTATTCGACTTGTAAGTAGCCTATCGGTCATAGCTCTGTCTGGACCTTGAAAGAaagtttttctttgcttccttttcttatctAATACATGGCGACCAGGTTTGGAAGAGGGTACTCGGATTGCCCGTCCGATCTTCCTCAGGACGATCGACTCTTTGCGACCCAAATATTGCTTGCTTTGAGCACATCTTCAGTGTCGTGGACCGGAGCTGGTAGTGGTAAATTTAGCCTAGTTGGCTACTCATTAGGAGGAGGGATAGCAGCATCTTTTGCGTCGTTCTTTCCCCAGCTACTCTCTTCGCTGGTGTTGCTTGCCCCGGCGGGCTTGATACGTGACTCTCAGATCAGCTTTCAGTCACGGCTCCTTTATTCCCGCGGCCTCATTCCAGAACGTGTCTTGGGTTTCCTTGTCGGCCGTCGTCTCCGTGCGGGCCCACTAACCACGCCGAAACCCAAATCTCAAAAGATTAACGCCGCGGATGCATTGACCGAGGAACTTCCCTCGCAAGGAGGCGCCAACACTCAACTGTTGTCTCGAGCGTACCCGCATGTTACTGTGCCCGGAGCTGTTAAATGGCAAGTTAACTGTCACGCTGGCTTCGTTCATGCTTTCATGTCCAGCATGCAACACGGGCCGATCTTGCAGCAGCGCCAACGGGAATCATGGGAGCGCCTGGGTGAATATCTATCTGCGCAAAGCAAACTGTCGCCTGAAGAACAGCAGGATAACGGTCTCCCCAGTGACAAAGTAATTATTATGTGTGGCGAACATGACTCGGTTATTGTCAAGGACGAACTCGTCCCAGATGCTActtctgctcttcagggAAACGTGGAATTCAGATACTTTAATGCGGGACACGAGTTCCCCAGTACAAAATATGATGACGTCGCACGCGCCTTATTGGAAGTGTTACATTGAGAACTGTCTAACAGCTGGACTATATGACAGGAAAAACCcgttcttcctcatcgaactGAAGGACCTGTCGTTTGTCCCGGGTATGTGCCCTTTGTATCTTTCTGGGCGTCGGGCTGTGCTGTGATTGTCCAACCTAATAGACTTGTACATATGATGCCCTTTTGTGGCCGCTTTAGACCTCCATTTTTTGGTTATGCTTGGAATACAGAGTAGAGTTCCGTGTTCATTTTTTCAGGATTTCGTCTGTAGCGTCGAGTTGACTTGAGAGTCGTGATACATGATCAGACCGGTCTTGCATTCGCGCGCGAGCAAAGTAAGGTTCATCTGCAGCGGATGACTGGGAAAAACGATCGACCACGCAGTGGCTGCTTCCGTCCGGTACATGACTCAGATCTCCTGCACTGAGACCCTTGTTCATGCCGTTCGTAACTCTGCTAGGAACACAGAAAGTCAGGACGATGGCCACATAAATGGACAAGGAGTCTTACTTGGCGTGTTGTTTGCTTCCCGAAGGCATTGTTGGCATAACTTGAGCTCAGCCTATGGTACCGGCGTGTACTGAGATAACTGGACAGTTGTGCAACGGCGTGCCCAATCGACTATTGTACCGTTTCGAGAGAAGATTGTTCGGACGTATATTTTGTTGATCGTCGCAATGGAGAGAAGTTCTGAGGGTGCAATCACGGATTTGAAGTGGTAGAAACTGCAGTCTTTCTATATATgtggtttggtggtgttgctaACCTTTGGGAATGTACTAGGGAAAAGCGTGGAAAGAGTGTAAGTTTATATACCTCCTCGAGGTATATATCGCGCAATTGCTTAAAAAGGGAGCCCGATGTTTGTGATAcgagaatagaaagaagaagcctcTACGATAGCTTAGCTCGGAATCGACGAAAATGAGTCGATTGCGGGAGAGTGACGCAGAGATGGGGATCTTCGGCTTGACTGCATTTTTGGGCATCGTATCTCTAACCGTTCACTTGGAACAGTCCCGCTGATTATCTTCATTTACTTTGAGCGGAGAACCAAGCCTGTTTAGGTCCGCCACATGGTGAGATGGGGCTCTGCCCTGCATATGCTTTAGCAAGTCCACTTTCGAGAGACCCACCAAGACATTGCCATGGCGAAAACTACAAAATTAGTTTCACGGGCTCTAGACCCAGAAGAGGCTGGTTTGCCGATGATCATttgggagggggaggggagtAGAAACTGGGATATGAGGTCAGACTGGTGTCAGGTTAGATCCGGAATGGACATTCTGGGGAACCCATGACCGACAGGTAACAGGTGTCTCGGCCGCGGAGGAAGCGTTATCCTCCATCCTTTCGGTATGCAATTCGGGGTCCATGATGGCTAAGCGAACTATGGGGTAAGGAAGGTCTTCAGGATGAACGCCGAAGTGTCGTCACCGGATGGGTGAACTGCGAAAGAAGGGGCACAACGCTGAAACACCGACATCAGATCAGGACTCGGCAATCAAGATGGAAAGCTTCGTCACGAGTCTAGACCGAGATCAGAACCTGGTCACGTACGAAGGGAAGGGGGTCAGCAACGAACCGTTTGAAGCTTGGACTAAGATCGAACGGACGTGGGCCAAACGTGGTTGATTGCTCCAGAGGACTGGTCATGGACATGCACTGCCACAGCTGATACCTGTCGGTCTCTGTGCCCACTTAGTGCACTGAATCCTTTGATGCTGTTTCGGGTGAGGATCGCCAAGGACACGCTTCCAACGTGCCGATGCTTTTCCGACTTGAACATACATTGGCAATAATGCGCAGACAGCGTTACTCGCAGACCGTTATGGCTCCGCTACGGAAATTCCCTTATGCAGTACGCAGTAGGTCTATCTATCTTAATCACTCTCGAAGAATGCGCGAGTCCCATGCCAAGGAACAATTTTT
Proteins encoded in this window:
- a CDS encoding alpha/beta fold hydrolase (predicted protein), which produces MAWYSQTVDILRDSVANHHAQLPVLAATGAASLTVGLLLRSLLTDKHPQGSVLHCPRAIVSSSASEAENGEIPLPNDVLPGARDVPTPYGSMRVYEWGPVDGPKVLFVHGITTPCIALGGVAHALADQGCRVMLFDLFGRGYSDCPSDLPQDDRLFATQILLALSTSSVSWTGAGSGKFSLVGYSLGGGIAASFASFFPQLLSSLVLLAPAGLIRDSQISFQSRLLYSRGLIPERVLGFLVGRRLRAGPLTTPKPKSQKINAADALTEELPSQGGANTQLLSRAYPHVTVPGAVKWQVNCHAGFVHAFMSSMQHGPILQQRQRESWERLGEYLSAQSKLSPEEQQDNGLPSDKVIIMCGEHDSVIVKDELVPDATSALQGNVEFRYFNAGHEFPSTKYDDVARALLEVLH